A genomic segment from Legionella quinlivanii encodes:
- a CDS encoding AAA family ATPase, producing MISVLAINNYRSILDLKIPLSQLNVITGANGSGKSNIYRALRLLSQTVTGGVVKALAQEGGLNSTFWAGPETLSKAMQKGEAAVEGSVRRKAVRMRLGFSTPELGYAISLGLPAPSNSAFSLDPEIKRECIWAGPCFRPASLLVDRVGSIIKVRASRTWEVVDHHLNVFDSLFSQIGNIKETPEIIYVREFIRNWRFYDHFRSDRESPARKTQIATRTPVLSNEGDDLAAALQTIKEIGDSEALDKAISDAFPGTKLVIAKHEGGYLSVGLSQQGLLRPLNCAELSDGTLRYLLLVAALLTPRPPKLLILNEPETSLHPDLLPALAKLILHVSEKTQVWIVSHANSLINILKQYPESHLIALEKQIGQTTIPGQSLLDVPSWYWPD from the coding sequence ATGATTTCAGTCTTGGCAATTAACAATTATCGTTCCATATTAGATTTAAAAATACCCTTGAGCCAACTCAATGTGATTACTGGGGCCAATGGAAGCGGTAAATCGAATATTTATCGAGCGCTTCGCCTCCTTTCCCAAACAGTAACTGGCGGGGTCGTTAAAGCTTTAGCTCAGGAAGGGGGCTTAAATTCGACGTTTTGGGCAGGACCTGAAACATTGTCTAAAGCGATGCAGAAAGGCGAAGCTGCGGTTGAAGGCAGTGTGCGTAGAAAAGCGGTACGCATGCGGCTTGGTTTTTCAACACCGGAATTAGGCTATGCCATTTCACTTGGTTTGCCTGCACCATCAAACTCAGCATTTTCATTAGATCCAGAAATTAAGCGGGAATGTATCTGGGCAGGCCCTTGCTTCAGACCCGCGAGCCTGCTTGTGGATAGAGTTGGATCTATTATTAAAGTTCGTGCATCCCGAACCTGGGAAGTCGTTGATCATCATCTCAATGTATTCGACAGTCTTTTTTCTCAGATTGGCAATATAAAAGAGACGCCAGAAATTATCTACGTGCGAGAATTCATTCGAAACTGGCGGTTTTATGACCATTTTCGTAGTGACAGAGAATCACCCGCACGAAAAACGCAAATCGCCACCCGCACACCCGTGTTGAGTAATGAGGGGGATGATTTAGCGGCCGCCTTACAGACAATTAAAGAAATTGGCGATAGTGAGGCGTTGGATAAAGCGATTAGTGATGCTTTTCCAGGAACAAAACTGGTTATAGCCAAACACGAAGGCGGTTATCTTTCTGTAGGCCTTTCTCAACAAGGTTTATTGCGGCCGCTCAATTGCGCAGAATTATCCGATGGAACCTTACGCTACTTATTATTAGTTGCGGCATTACTGACTCCCAGACCACCTAAGCTACTGATTTTAAATGAACCTGAAACCAGTTTGCATCCTGACCTGCTGCCTGCTTTAGCGAAACTGATATTACATGTATCCGAGAAGACACAGGTTTGGATTGTTTCTCACGCCAATTCACTGATTAATATTTTGAAACAATACCCGGAATCTCATCTCATAGCGCTGGAAAAACAAATCGGCCAAACCACAATTCCTGGGCAATCACTTCTGGATGTACCTTCCTGGTACTGGCCTGATTAG
- a CDS encoding YncE family protein, with translation MELPQFNSGNLYLIGFIPSGILLNPAQTRLYISDMTQNSISSCNIDGTGGVSNCTSSGTGMSQPWGIAFNASGTKIYVTNFLGSNVSLCDIDLNGMLVNCSITGSGFSSPVGIIFNSAQTRAYVVNDGGVVSQCDVAADGSLVNCSLSVDTGLISRYIAFNAEETLAYITHPANDVVSKCEVAANGNLTNCTLTGTNMNGATGIKLITL, from the coding sequence ATGGAGTTACCGCAATTTAATAGCGGTAATTTATACTTGATCGGCTTTATCCCGTCCGGCATTCTTTTAAATCCCGCTCAAACCCGACTTTATATTTCTGATATGACGCAGAATAGTATTTCATCCTGCAATATTGATGGAACTGGCGGCGTGAGCAACTGCACAAGCTCTGGAACAGGAATGAGCCAACCGTGGGGGATTGCTTTTAATGCATCGGGAACAAAGATATATGTGACTAACTTTCTGGGCTCGAATGTTAGTTTATGCGACATTGATCTCAATGGGATGTTAGTAAACTGTTCCATTACAGGATCTGGGTTTTCTTCTCCCGTAGGTATTATTTTCAATTCAGCACAAACAAGGGCCTATGTGGTTAACGATGGCGGTGTGGTTAGTCAGTGTGATGTGGCTGCCGATGGTAGTCTGGTCAATTGCAGCCTTTCAGTGGATACAGGACTAATTTCCCGATACATTGCATTTAATGCAGAAGAAACGCTGGCCTATATAACACATCCGGCAAATGATGTTGTGTCTAAATGTGAAGTGGCTGCTAATGGCAATTTAACCAATTGCACTTTAACCGGCACGAATATGAATGGCGCTACCGGGATAAAACTGATCACGCTTTAA
- a CDS encoding patatin-like phospholipase family protein → MGGITVVSGGGDFGAFGAGILNGWTQSGKRPEFTTVTGISTGALIAPLAFAGPKYDKALREAYTTISAKDVFTDKPVLWTLLTGGESLKDYKPLQKLLDKYVTATMLDDIAKAYYQGRRLYVGTTNLYSRDLVVWDMTRIATSKNPEKLALFKKILLASASIPAVFPPVYFDVMAQGQIYSEMHVDGGTTFAVFLSRLGSDLKAAKEHFHLKNMPNVKIFVIRNNQNRFPYKVVKPKLLSIGKRALKSVTAAQGSADVIFIYLCSLLQHVDFNLTYIPPDFVADADKMFDQKQMNALYQIGYKKGRTGSFWEKIPPDVAILHR, encoded by the coding sequence TTGGGGGGCATTACAGTAGTCTCTGGCGGGGGGGATTTTGGCGCTTTTGGTGCCGGGATCCTGAATGGGTGGACCCAATCGGGTAAAAGGCCGGAGTTCACCACGGTTACGGGTATTAGCACAGGCGCCTTAATAGCCCCCCTTGCTTTTGCAGGCCCTAAATACGACAAAGCCTTAAGGGAAGCTTATACCACCATTTCTGCAAAAGATGTCTTTACCGACAAACCTGTTTTGTGGACATTGCTGACTGGCGGAGAATCGCTCAAAGACTATAAACCTTTACAGAAACTTCTGGATAAATATGTTACGGCAACAATGCTGGATGATATTGCCAAAGCCTACTATCAAGGACGACGTCTATATGTCGGAACAACTAATCTTTATTCAAGAGATTTGGTAGTGTGGGATATGACCCGCATTGCTACGAGTAAAAATCCCGAGAAGCTTGCCCTGTTCAAGAAAATATTGCTGGCCTCCGCCAGCATTCCCGCCGTGTTTCCACCAGTGTACTTTGACGTAATGGCACAGGGACAAATCTATTCAGAAATGCATGTCGATGGCGGAACCACTTTTGCAGTCTTTCTAAGCCGTCTCGGTTCAGACCTTAAAGCAGCTAAAGAACATTTTCATCTAAAAAACATGCCAAATGTTAAAATATTTGTCATTCGTAATAATCAAAACAGGTTCCCCTATAAAGTTGTCAAACCCAAGTTGCTTTCTATTGGGAAACGGGCCCTGAAAAGTGTGACAGCGGCTCAGGGAAGCGCTGATGTCATTTTCATCTACCTTTGCTCGCTCCTTCAGCATGTAGATTTTAATCTCACCTATATACCACCCGATTTTGTTGCAGATGCTGATAAAATGTTTGATCAAAAGCAAATGAACGCTTTATACCAGATTGGTTACAAAAAAGGGCGAACTGGTAGTTTCTGGGAAAAAATCCCGCCGGATGTAGCTATCTTGCATCGCTAG
- a CDS encoding IS3 family transposase (programmed frameshift): MTITTIECSEIIHSSRKRKRWTAYEKQQIVHETYQTGVTVSFIARKHGIPPSQLFYWRKIMENGALTSVKTEEEVIPESEAKALKKRIKQLEQVLGQKTLENEILREAVKLGRGKKTDLATTLVRDKRFRIRAVARALQVSRSHLTQRLKNMEHSRKQTVKIRDQELLPYIREITDKRSSYGYRRVTTLLNHELKKTGLACVNHKRVYRIMKQNQLLLPAYGKKQTRVHDGKVITLHSNTRWCSDCFTIQCANGDRVHVAFAMDTCDREVLGYIASTVGIDGEAIRDLLLESVEYRFGAAEYMPKQIQWLTDNGPCYVARDTVSFARNLGFDVRTTPAYSPESNGMAEAFVKTFKRDYVAFFDLDDAQTVMKKLPEWFDDYNEVAPHKGLKMMAPREYIRSLLAVS, encoded by the exons ATGACTATAACAACAATAGAATGTAGCGAAATAATTCACTCCAGTCGTAAGCGAAAACGTTGGACAGCTTACGAAAAACAACAAATAGTTCATGAAACCTACCAAACAGGCGTAACAGTATCCTTTATTGCACGCAAACACGGTATTCCCCCCAGTCAACTATTTTACTGGCGAAAAATAATGGAGAATGGTGCATTGACCAGCGTTAAAACAGAAGAAGAAGTCATCCCTGAAAGTGAAGCCAAGGCGTTGAAAAAACGTATTAAGCAACTTGAGCAAGTTCTGGGACAAAAGACATTGGAAAATGAGATTCTGCGTGAAGCAGTTAAGCTGGGTCGAG GAAAAAAAACTGATCTCGCGACAACCCTTGTACGGGATAAGCGATTTCGAATAAGAGCAGTTGCCAGGGCACTGCAGGTTTCTCGCTCCCACTTAACGCAGAGGTTGAAAAATATGGAACACTCCAGAAAACAAACGGTTAAAATACGTGATCAGGAACTACTGCCTTACATTCGTGAAATAACGGATAAACGGAGTAGCTATGGCTATCGTAGGGTTACAACGCTTCTTAATCATGAGTTAAAAAAGACAGGTCTTGCCTGCGTCAATCATAAACGTGTCTATCGTATTATGAAGCAAAATCAATTATTACTGCCGGCGTATGGCAAAAAACAAACACGAGTACATGATGGGAAAGTCATTACATTGCATAGCAACACTCGTTGGTGTTCAGACTGTTTTACCATACAGTGCGCTAACGGTGATAGAGTTCATGTCGCTTTTGCAATGGATACTTGTGACAGAGAAGTATTAGGCTATATTGCCTCGACAGTGGGCATTGATGGAGAAGCAATCAGGGACTTATTGCTAGAAAGTGTAGAGTATCGGTTTGGTGCAGCAGAATACATGCCCAAACAGATACAGTGGTTAACTGACAATGGCCCTTGTTATGTGGCAAGGGACACTGTTTCTTTTGCAAGAAACTTAGGCTTTGATGTGAGGACAACACCAGCATATAGCCCTGAAAGCAATGGTATGGCAGAAGCGTTTGTTAAAACGTTTAAACGAGATTATGTCGCTTTTTTTGATCTTGATGATGCGCAGACTGTTATGAAAAAGCTTCCTGAATGGTTTGACGATTACAACGAAGTTGCGCCTCATAAGGGCTTAAAAATGATGGCTCCCAGGGAATATATCAGGAGCTTATTAGCGGTGAGTTAG
- a CDS encoding pseudouridine-5'-phosphate glycosidase encodes MFHKLLQIDPEVADAIINNEPVVVLESTLISHGMPYPENLETACIIEDIIRTIGAIPATIALHGGRIHIGTSDALMEELAQSPHTIKASRSDIAYVLSRKLTASTTVAATMFCAHLAGLPIFVTGGIGGVHQQVIENFDISADLIELSTTPVTVVCSGAKSILDLPKTLEKLESYGVPIVGYRTNEFPAFYSHSSGLPLVHRLDKPQEIAELLYYQHQLGMRNGIVVANPIPRGDEIPEAQINPVIQQARAEAKGLQGKSITPFLLKRINELTAGESLRANIELIKNNASLGAQIAICYYQQLKHLNI; translated from the coding sequence ATGTTTCACAAGCTGTTACAGATCGATCCGGAAGTGGCAGATGCCATTATTAATAACGAACCAGTCGTTGTACTGGAATCAACATTAATCTCGCATGGGATGCCTTATCCTGAGAATCTGGAAACAGCCTGCATCATTGAGGATATCATCCGAACGATTGGAGCCATCCCTGCAACCATTGCATTACACGGTGGACGAATCCATATTGGAACCAGTGATGCGCTGATGGAAGAACTCGCCCAATCCCCCCACACAATAAAAGCATCCCGCAGTGATATTGCCTATGTGCTCAGTAGAAAGCTCACTGCCAGCACTACAGTCGCGGCAACCATGTTTTGCGCTCATCTGGCAGGCTTGCCCATATTTGTTACAGGGGGTATTGGAGGCGTCCATCAGCAGGTTATCGAAAACTTTGATATTTCTGCTGATCTTATTGAATTGTCTACGACACCCGTAACGGTCGTGTGCTCTGGCGCGAAATCGATACTTGATTTACCAAAAACACTCGAAAAACTTGAGAGCTACGGGGTACCTATTGTCGGTTATCGCACCAACGAATTTCCCGCTTTTTATAGCCATTCCAGCGGCTTACCCCTGGTTCATCGCCTGGACAAGCCCCAGGAGATCGCCGAGTTACTGTATTACCAACATCAATTGGGAATGAGAAATGGAATTGTAGTTGCCAATCCCATTCCAAGAGGGGATGAAATTCCTGAGGCTCAAATTAATCCGGTTATCCAACAGGCAAGAGCGGAGGCAAAGGGTCTGCAGGGAAAATCAATTACCCCTTTTCTTTTAAAACGCATTAATGAATTGACTGCTGGCGAAAGCCTGCGTGCGAATATCGAACTCATCAAAAACAATGCTTCCCTGGGAGCACAAATAGCCATTTGCTATTATCAACAGTTAAAACATTTGAACATCTAA
- a CDS encoding oxidative damage protection protein, whose protein sequence is MTHQVFCLKLKNEAEGLEKQPFPGALGEKIRNNISKQAWNMWLSHQTMLINEYRLSLIDPKAREFLTQEMEKFLFGEGSERPAGYTPRE, encoded by the coding sequence ATGACTCATCAAGTATTTTGTTTAAAACTAAAAAACGAGGCCGAAGGTCTTGAGAAACAACCATTTCCCGGCGCTTTAGGAGAAAAAATACGGAATAATATTTCCAAACAGGCCTGGAATATGTGGCTCTCCCATCAAACGATGTTAATTAATGAATACCGTTTAAGCCTTATTGATCCCAAAGCCCGTGAATTCTTAACCCAGGAAATGGAAAAGTTTTTATTTGGCGAAGGATCAGAACGGCCTGCCGGCTATACTCCAAGAGAATAA
- a CDS encoding PilZ domain-containing protein encodes MPVHERRQHFRIDDQVYFDYKILQPGSLCSDKSLTEELLGQSGQRFLETTQYFQTIDYELAELTQALALKEPALTHYLNLINAKIDYLARHLLMGDKIHLRKVNISLGGMAFKTKERIKEKTLLKLVIYTKPKMVPIVVDAVCVYSQYLSEDLYRTAVQFDALLPEQEQLLSQHIMLAQVKCRAD; translated from the coding sequence ATGCCTGTACATGAACGAAGACAACATTTTAGAATTGATGATCAAGTCTATTTTGATTATAAAATACTTCAACCGGGAAGCCTTTGCTCTGACAAGTCTCTTACCGAGGAGTTGCTGGGTCAAAGCGGCCAACGATTTCTGGAGACAACTCAATATTTCCAGACAATTGATTATGAATTAGCTGAACTGACTCAGGCATTAGCGTTAAAAGAGCCTGCGCTAACCCATTATCTTAATCTGATAAATGCCAAAATTGACTATCTCGCCCGCCATTTACTCATGGGTGATAAAATTCACTTGCGCAAAGTGAACATCAGTCTTGGCGGTATGGCTTTTAAAACTAAAGAACGGATTAAAGAAAAAACACTTCTCAAGCTGGTGATCTATACTAAACCCAAAATGGTTCCTATTGTAGTGGATGCAGTATGCGTTTACAGCCAGTATTTGAGTGAAGATTTGTATCGCACCGCAGTGCAGTTTGATGCGCTTTTACCAGAGCAAGAACAGCTTCTCTCACAGCATATTATGCTGGCGCAAGTAAAATGCCGTGCTGATTGA
- a CDS encoding DUF5630 domain-containing protein: protein MPIDKKRILKQLNLPEVPVKEIISGLSDCTFYELSLFYVNDRTPREVLDGRAFESLWQLHREKLSLWDIPEFKLQKQTDFSDRELVLGLGLYYSAVSLKAQNQEKAFLKYLNLAMSYGSCQAFQTAVNDLEIEAHQVSRSEVQNTTVKLSEILKTWSPMLMKHRTPGLLLLANTNLFLARELKGACNSDMILAAYQLTWQYLRMAELCEYDSQAAINNVYFGKGLALSNPFNLADISTMKNELGVEIKALLTPSQVTYAENEALNLYNKQLKPVRLKAPPFSLGSSTDHAKALKESLHNQISSPRRG from the coding sequence ATGCCAATCGACAAAAAAAGGATTTTAAAGCAATTAAATTTACCTGAAGTTCCTGTCAAAGAGATTATTTCCGGGTTATCTGATTGTACGTTTTATGAGCTGTCCCTTTTTTATGTCAATGACAGAACTCCAAGAGAAGTTCTTGATGGACGGGCATTTGAAAGTCTTTGGCAGCTGCATCGCGAGAAATTGAGTTTATGGGATATTCCTGAATTCAAGCTGCAAAAGCAGACCGATTTTTCAGATCGCGAATTGGTCCTCGGGTTGGGACTTTACTATTCGGCGGTAAGTTTGAAGGCACAAAATCAGGAAAAAGCCTTTCTTAAATATTTAAATCTGGCTATGAGTTATGGCTCCTGTCAGGCATTTCAAACAGCGGTTAATGATTTAGAGATTGAAGCACACCAAGTGAGCCGCTCTGAAGTACAAAACACCACGGTGAAATTAAGCGAAATATTAAAAACCTGGAGTCCGATGCTGATGAAGCATCGAACCCCGGGTCTTTTGCTGCTGGCGAACACTAATCTATTTTTAGCCAGGGAGCTGAAGGGAGCATGCAATAGCGACATGATCTTAGCGGCTTATCAACTCACCTGGCAGTATTTACGAATGGCCGAATTATGCGAGTATGATTCTCAGGCTGCGATTAACAATGTGTATTTCGGGAAAGGCCTGGCTTTATCCAATCCCTTTAATCTTGCCGATATCAGTACTATGAAGAATGAACTTGGAGTTGAGATAAAGGCGCTTCTTACTCCAAGCCAGGTGACCTATGCGGAAAACGAGGCTTTAAATCTTTATAATAAACAACTTAAGCCTGTGCGATTAAAAGCGCCTCCATTCAGTTTGGGTAGTTCAACGGACCATGCTAAAGCCCTCAAGGAATCACTCCATAACCAGATTTCGAGTCCAAGAAGAGGCTGA